Part of the Bifidobacterium sp. ESL0775 genome is shown below.
GGAGTCCTTCTTCACTCCCCCGCAAGCGGCCAGTGACGCCACGGCGGCGGCTGTTACAGCCATCGCCAGAATCTTCTTATATCTCATTTTGGTTCTCTCCCATGATGTCGACAATGCGAACAACAACATCATTTCACACGGAACCACGTAAGGAAGAGAACACGCCACATAACGGACAATCCGGGCCAAAGGCACCGGATTGTCAATCTCAATCAATTGGTCACATCACCAAAGCAGTGTGGCCTTGAAGCATCCAATCAGGACTTGGTGATGCTTGAATAGCGGAAACGGAACGACGGGTCGAGGACGACGCCCTTGACACCGCTGCCCATGACCGCGACCTGATCACCCTGCAACAGAGGCAGCGTCGAGAGATCCTTGGTCTCCAGCTCCTGGATCTGCTTCAGCATGGCCATGCGCTTGGCGTGGTCCTGCTCACCGGCCTGCTTGACGATCATGTCGTTGATCTCCTTGTTGGCATAGCCGTTGTTGACGAAGTTGCCATCGCGGAAGAACGGGGACAGATAATTGTCAGCATCGGAATAATCCGGGTACCAAGAGAGCTGGTAGGCGGGATAGGTGCCATCGGAATCCTTCGTGACATTGCGCTGCTTGTTGTACTGCGTCCACTCGGTCTGCTGCAGGTCGACCTTGAAGAGGCCGCCCGACTCGAGCTGGGACTTGACCGCGGCGTACTCGTCGGCGGAGGAAGCGCCATAGTGATCGCTGTTGTATTGCAGCTTCAGGTCGATCGGGGTCTTGACGCCCGCGGTCTCGAGGGTCTTCTTGGCCTTTTCGAGGTCGGGCTTACCGTTGCCATCGCCGTAGTTCTCCTTCAACGTGTCCTGCTTGCCGTCGAGGCCGCTGGGAATGTAGGAGTACATCGGGGTGTAGGTGCCCTTGTAGACCTTGGTGGAAAGTTCCTGGCGATCGATGAGGTCGGCGACGGCCTGGCGCACCGCGAGCGCCTTGGCCGGATTCGCGTCGGGGGTCTTCTCGCCGTAAGGCTGGATCTTGAAGTTGAAGGCGATGAAACGCTCCTCGCCGCCGGGGCCCTTGACGACCTTGACCTTGCCGCCCTTCTTCAGGTCCTGGATGTCGGTCGGGGTGAGCGTACGCGAGGCGACGTCCACCGATCCCTGCTGCACGGCCATCTTGAGGTTGGAGGCGTCGGCGAAGTACTTGACCTGGACGTTGCCGTTCTTCGCGGGGGTCAGGCCCTTGTAGGCCGGGTTCTTCTCGAATGCGGCGAGCTCGTTGTCCTTGTATTGCACGAGCTTGTAGGGGCCGGCGAACGCGTTGCCCTTGACGATCGTGGCTGCGGGGTCAGCTTGTCAGGCGAGAAGACCTGGTCGTCGACGATCGGGCCGGCGGGGCTGGAAAGCACCTGCTTCAGCGTCACGTCGTTCGGCACGGAATCCTTGAACACCACCGTGGTGGCGTCCGGGGTCGAGATCGAGTCGATGTTGGCCAGCAGCGAGGCGGGGCCGTTCTCGTCGTTGATCTTCTTGATGCGGTCGAAGGTGAACTTCACGTCCTTGGAATCGAGCGTGTGGCCGTTGGAGAACTTCAGGCCCGGCTTGATCTTGACGGTGAACTTGGAGCCGTCGGCGCTCCACTTGCCGCCGTCCGCCGCGATGTCCGGCGAAAGCTTGGCGGTGCCGTAGTTCTGGGAATACAGGAACGGGAAAATCTGGATCTGGACCATGTACGAGCCATTGTCATACGAACCGGCCGGATCGACGCTGACGACCTTGTCGGTGGTGCCGACGGCGATGGTCGAGCCACCGGCGACGTCGGAGTCTTTCTTCACGCCGCCGCAAGCGGCCAGTGACGCCACGGCGGCGGCCGCGACGGCCATCGCCAGTATCTTCTTGTATCTCATGGGATTCCTCTCTTATTTGTTATTACAACAGCACAGACAACAACAATTTTCCATCATAGACATGCATGGCGAAGAGCCGCACAGATGGCGGGCCATCGGTGCGGCGAATGCCCTGAGGCAATCAAGCCATCAGGAATTGGTGATCGGGGCGTAGCGGAAACGGGACGCGGTGTCGAAGGTCACGCCTTTGATGCCAGGCGCGGTGACGGCCATCTGGTTGCCCTGCAGCAAAGGCAGCGTCGAGAGGTCCTGGGTCTCCATTTGTTGGATCTGCTTCAACATCTCCATGCGCTTGCCTTTGTCCTGCTCGCCGGCCTGCTTGGCGATCAACGCGCTGATCGCGTCGTTCTTGTAGCCGTTGTTGACGAAATTGCCGGCGCGGAAGAACGGGGACAGGTAGTTGTCGGGGTCGGAATAGCTCGGGTACCAGCCCATCTGATAGGCCGGGTAGGAACCGTCGGAGTCCTTGGTGACCACACGCTCCTTGTTGTACTGCGTCCATTCGGTCTGCTGCAGATCGACCTTGAAGAGGCCTCCCGCCTCAAGTTGCGACTTGATGGCCGCGTACTCGTCGGCGGAGGAGGAACCGTAATGGTCGCCGTTGTATTGCAGCTTCAGGTCGACCGGGGCTTTCACACCGGCCTCATCCAACGTCTTCTTGGCCTTTTCGGGGCTTGGGCCGCCTTTGCCGTCACCGTATGCGGACTTCAGCGTATCGGTATGGCTCATCAGGCCGGTGGGGACGTAGGAATACAACGGCGTATAGGTGCCTTTGAAAACCTTCGAGGCGATTTCCTTGCGATCGACCAAATCGGCGACGGCCTGGCGCACCGCGAGCGCCTTCTTCGGATCGGCGTTGGGGGCCTTCTCGCCGTAAGGCTGGATCATGAAGTTGAAGGTGATGAAACGCTCCTCGCCGCCGGGGCCCTTGAAGACCTTGACTTTGCCGCTTTTCTTCAGATCCTGGATGTCCGTCGGGGTGAGCGAGCGCGAAGCCACCTTCACGCTGCCTTGCTCCACCGCCATCTTGAGATTCGAGGTGTCGGAGAAATACTTGACCTCCACGGTCTTGTTTTTGGCCGGGGTCAGGCCTTTGTATGACGTGTTCTTCTCGAAAACGGCCATCTCGTTGGGCTTGTACTGGGTGAGCCGATACGGGCCGGCGAAGGCGTTCGCTTTGATGATGTCGGCGGCCGGGGTGGGTTTGGTGGCCGAGAAGACCTGGTCGTCGACGATCGGGCCGGCGGGCGTCGACAGCGATTGCTTGAGCGTGACGTCGTGGGGCACAGCGGAGGTGAAGACCACCGTCGTGGGATCGGGGGCGGCGACCGACTTGATGTTGACCAGGATCGAGGACGGGCCGTTCGGGTCGTTGATGTTCTTGATGCGGTCGATGGAGAACTTCACGTCCTTGGAATCCAGGGTATGGCCGTTGGCGAATTTCAGGCCCGGCTTGATCTTGACGGTGAACTGCGTGCCGTCGGCGCTCCAGGTGCCGTCGTCCGCGGCGATGTCCGGGGAAAGCTCGTTGGAGTTGTAGTTCGGCGCGAACAGGAAGGGATAGATCTGGATGTGCACGTTGTAGGATCCGGTGTCGTAGGCCGCGGCCGGGTCGAGGTTGATGACCTTGTCGGTGGTGCCGACGGTGATGGCCGAACCGGCGGTGTCCGCGTCTTTCTTCACGCCACCGCATGCCGCGAGCGAGGCCAACGCGGCGATGGCCGTGAAAGCCGCCAGAACTTTCCTGTATTTCATCTTCAGAGCCCTTCTCTTATGCATCCATCCGCCGGAGTTACCGGACGATACCCGTCATGACAAGGTCTCGCCGGACAACGACGCAGCCGGGAGATACCGGCGCATTCCCATTCATCGAAAACCCGAAACCACGGGATTCGATATCGGACTGTTCACATTATATGAGTCGGAACATGCCGACCGGCTTACGGACCTATACGCAAATCTTGTAACTATCTATAAATTCAACACATTCGTAGCGTTTAACACATTCAGCCCAACAATTGCAGCAGGTCGTCCTTCGTAAGGTTCGAGATGCCGGCGGAGGTGCCGGTGCCGGCGTTGTCCACGAAGCGGTGGGCCAGGTCGCTCTTGGATTGCTGCATCTTGAGGATGCGTTCCTCGATGGTGTCCTTGGCGACGATCTGGTAGACGTTGACGTCCTGGGTCTGGCCGATGCGGTGGGCGCGGTCGGTGGCCTGCTCCTGCGCGGCGGCGTTCCACCACGGGTCGGCGTGCACCACCACGCAAGCGCCCGTAAGGTTGAGGCCCGTGTTGCCGGCCTTCAGCGAGATCAGGAAAACCGGGGTGTCGTCGGAGTTGAATTGGTCGACCAGCTCGAGACGCTTGCGCTTGGGGGTGGTGCCGGTGATGACGTTGTAGGCGACACCGTTCTTGCGCAAACGCTCGGCGATCAGATTGAGGAAGCTGGTGAATTGGGAGAAAATCAACATCTTACGACCGGCATCCTGGCAGCTGGAGACCAGCTCCTCGATGGCGTCGAGCTTGGCGGAACTGACCTTGCGAGGCTTGGTTGGATTGCCGGACTTCGACGTTTCCGAAGCGTTGTCACCCGACAAATCGCCGTTACCAACAATCGCGTTCGCTGACGCATCGGCGGTCTCGCTGAGCTCGTCGATCGGTTCGTCGTCGGCGCGTTCGACTTCACGGCTCGGGGCACCCCAGACGTGCGCGTCCTTCTTGACGACGTTGCTGCCGACATTGCTGAAGAGCAATCGCGGGTCACAGCAGGCCTGGCGCAGACGGGTGAGCTGGGCCAAGATCTGGATCTTGCCGGTCTTGTATTCGATGTCGCGCTGTTTGTTGAGCGTGGCGCG
Proteins encoded:
- a CDS encoding ABC transporter substrate-binding protein, which translates into the protein MKYRKVLAAFTAIAALASLAACGGVKKDADTAGSAITVGTTDKVINLDPAAAYDTGSYNVHIQIYPFLFAPNYNSNELSPDIAADDGTWSADGTQFTVKIKPGLKFANGHTLDSKDVKFSIDRIKNINDPNGPSSILVNIKSVAAPDPTTVVFTSAVPHDVTLKQSLSTPAGPIVDDQVFSATKPTPAADIIKANAFAGPYRLTQYKPNEMAVFEKNTSYKGLTPAKNKTVEVKYFSDTSNLKMAVEQGSVKVASRSLTPTDIQDLKKSGKVKVFKGPGGEERFITFNFMIQPYGEKAPNADPKKALAVRQAVADLVDRKEIASKVFKGTYTPLYSYVPTGLMSHTDTLKSAYGDGKGGPSPEKAKKTLDEAGVKAPVDLKLQYNGDHYGSSSADEYAAIKSQLEAGGLFKVDLQQTEWTQYNKERVVTKDSDGSYPAYQMGWYPSYSDPDNYLSPFFRAGNFVNNGYKNDAISALIAKQAGEQDKGKRMEMLKQIQQMETQDLSTLPLLQGNQMAVTAPGIKGVTFDTASRFRYAPITNS